A window from Dama dama isolate Ldn47 chromosome 11, ASM3311817v1, whole genome shotgun sequence encodes these proteins:
- the GPSM1 gene encoding G-protein-signaling modulator 1 isoform X1 produces MAGPAPPAADELPGPARRLYSRMEASCLELALEGERLCKAGDFKAGVAFFEAAVQVGTEDLKTLSAIYSQLGNAYFYLKEYARALEYHKHDLLLARTIGDRMGEAKASGNLGNTLKVLGRFDEAVVCCQRHLDIAQEQGDKVGEARALYNIGNVYHAKGKQLSWSAAQDPGHLPPAVRETLRRASEFYERNLSLVKELGDRAAQGRAYGNLGNTHYLLGSFTEATTFHKERLAIAKEFGDKAAERRAYSNLGNAHIFLGRFDVAAEYYKKTLQLSRQLKDQAVEAQACYSLGNTYTLLQDYERAAEYHLRHLLIAQELADRVGEGRACWSLGNAYVSMGSPAQALTFAKKHLEISQEIGDRSGELTARMNVAQLQLALGRLASPAAAEKPDLAGYEAQGARPKRTQRLSAETWDLLRLPLEREQNGDSHHAGDWRGPGRDLLPLPVRSRKYQEGPDAAERRPREGGHSPLDSADVRVQLPRTSIPRAPSSDEECFFDLLSKFQSSRMDDQRCPLEDGQPAAAEATATPTLEGRVAQPSLTASPQTEEFFDLIASSQSRRLDDQRASVGSLPGLRITHNNLGHLRGDGDPQEPGDEFFNMLIKCQSSRIDDQRCPPPDVPPRGPTMPDEDFFSLIQRVQAKRMDEQRVDLAGSPEQEVGGAGAPEPRQQCQPGAS; encoded by the exons ATGGCGGGCCCGGCGCCTCCCGCCGCCGACGAgctgcccggcccggcccggcgccTCTACTCCAG GATGGAGGCCTCATGCCTAGAGCTGGCCCTGGAGGGTGAGCGTCTGTGCAAGGCGGGCGACTTCAAGGCGGGCGTGGCCTTCTTTGAGGCCGCCGTGCAGGTGGGCACCGAGGACCTGAAGACCCTGAGTGCCATCTACAGCCAGCTGGGCAACGCCTACTTCTACCTGAAGGAGTACGCGCGGGCGTTAGAGTACCACAAGCATGACCTGCTGCTGGCCCG GACCATCGGTGACCGCATGGGGGAGGCCAAGGCCAGTGGGAACCTGGGCAACACGCTCAAGGTGCTGGGCCGCTTTGACGAGGCCGTGGTCTGCTGCCAGCGGCATCTGGACATTGCCCAGGAGCAGGGGGACAAG GTCGGGGAGGCGAGGGCTCTGTACAACATCGGCAACGTGTACCACGCCAAGGGCAAGCAGCTGTCCTGGAGCGCTGCACAGGACCCAGGGCACCTGCCGCCTGCCGTCCGTGAGACGCTGCGCCGGGCTTCCGAGTTCTACGA GAGGAACCTGTCTCTGGTGAAGGAGCTGGGGGACCGGGCGGCCCAGGGCAGGGCCTACGGCAACCTGGGCAACACCCACTACCTGCTGGGGAGCTTCACGGAGGCCACGACCTTCCACAAGGAG CGCCTGGCCATCGCTAAGGAATTTGGAGACAAAGCGGCAGAGAGGAGAGCCTACAGCAACCTGGGCAATGCCCACATCTTCCTGGGGCGCTTCGACGTGGCCGCCGAGTACTACAA GAAGACGCTGCAGCTGTCCCGGCAGCTCAAGGACCAGGCGGTGGAGGCGCAGGCCTGCTACAGCCTGGGCAACACGTACACGCTACTACAAGACTACGAGCGCGCGGCGGAGTACCACCTCCGGCACCTGCTCATCGCCCAGGAGCTGGCCGACAG AGTGGGCGAGGGCCGGGCGTGCTGGAGCCTGGGGAACGCCTATGTATCCATGGGGAGCCCGGCCCAGGCCCTGACCTTTGCCAAGAAGCACCTGGAGATCTCCCAGGAG ATCGGGGACCGCAGCGGGGAGCTCACGGCCCGCATGAACGTGGCACAGCTGCAGCTGGCGCTGGGCCGGCTAGCCAGCCCGGCAGCCGCAGAGAAGCCAGACCTGGCCGGCTACGAGGCCCAAG GGGCCAGACCCAAAAGGACGCAGAGGCTGAGCGCGGAGACCTGGGACCTGCTGAGACTACCCCTGGAGCGG GAGCAAAATGGAGACAGCCACCACGCGGGGGACTGGCGGGGGCCCGGCAGGGACTTGCTCCCTCTCCCCGTGAGGAGCAGGAAGTACCAGGAAGGGCCCGACGCGGCTGAGAGGAGGCCGCGGGAGGGCGGCCACTCCCCGCTGGACAGCGCGGACGTCCGGGTGCAGCTGCCTCGCACG AGCATCCCCCGGGCCCCGTCCTCCGACGAGGAGTGCTTCTTCGACCTGCTGAGCAAGTTCCAGAGCAGCCGCATGGACGACCAGCGCTGCCCCCTGGAGGACGGCCAGCCTGCGGCTGCCGAAGCCACAGCCACCCCTACCCTGGAGGGTCGGGTCG CCCAGCCCTCGCTGACGGCCTCCCCGCAGACCGAGGAGTTCTTTGACCTCATCGCCAGCTCCCAGAGCCGCCGGCTGGATGACCAGCGTGCCAGCGTGGGCAGCCTGCCCGGCCTGCGCATCACCCACAACAACCTGGGCCACCTTCGTGGTGACGGGGACCCCCAGGAGCCAGGGGACGAGTTCTTCAACATGCTCATCAAGTGCCAG TCCTCCAGAATCGACGACCAGCGCTGCCCGCCCCCAGATGTGCCGCCCCGCGGCCCCACCATGCCCGACGAGGACTTCTTCAGCCTCATCCAGAGGGTCCAGGCCAAGCGGATGGACGAGCAGCGGGTGGACCTCGCCGGGAGCCCGGAGCAGGAGGTGGGCGGAGCAGGAGCCCCGGAGCCCCGGCAGCAGTGCCAGCCTGGTGCCAGCTAA
- the GPSM1 gene encoding G-protein-signaling modulator 1 isoform X2 produces the protein MDDQRCPLEDGQPAAAEATATPTLEGRVAQPSLTASPQTEEFFDLIASSQSRRLDDQRASVGSLPGLRITHNNLGHLRGDGDPQEPGDEFFNMLIKCQSSRIDDQRCPPPDVPPRGPTMPDEDFFSLIQRVQAKRMDEQRVDLAGSPEQEVGGAGAPEPRQQCQPGAS, from the exons ATGGACGACCAGCGCTGCCCCCTGGAGGACGGCCAGCCTGCGGCTGCCGAAGCCACAGCCACCCCTACCCTGGAGGGTCGGGTCG CCCAGCCCTCGCTGACGGCCTCCCCGCAGACCGAGGAGTTCTTTGACCTCATCGCCAGCTCCCAGAGCCGCCGGCTGGATGACCAGCGTGCCAGCGTGGGCAGCCTGCCCGGCCTGCGCATCACCCACAACAACCTGGGCCACCTTCGTGGTGACGGGGACCCCCAGGAGCCAGGGGACGAGTTCTTCAACATGCTCATCAAGTGCCAG TCCTCCAGAATCGACGACCAGCGCTGCCCGCCCCCAGATGTGCCGCCCCGCGGCCCCACCATGCCCGACGAGGACTTCTTCAGCCTCATCCAGAGGGTCCAGGCCAAGCGGATGGACGAGCAGCGGGTGGACCTCGCCGGGAGCCCGGAGCAGGAGGTGGGCGGAGCAGGAGCCCCGGAGCCCCGGCAGCAGTGCCAGCCTGGTGCCAGCTAA